The following coding sequences are from one Brienomyrus brachyistius isolate T26 chromosome 15, BBRACH_0.4, whole genome shotgun sequence window:
- the fam183a gene encoding protein FAM183A, producing the protein MAAVKPKEKVVDAVHQNAIRVETIRKELQCQKLYTEFRINPYTKFHPLTDKPMVRKTDNDEEGDRAFLEVIHRGQMEPRMKYTQPMTESQEIGWISTPLIISDRGDRRLNFPRQQSEITKFMDAAWRLREQTQNLG; encoded by the exons ATGGCAGCCGTTAAACCCAAGGAAAAAGTTGTGGACGCTGTTCACCAAAATGCCATTCGGGTCGAGACGATACGGAAGGAACTACAGTGTCAAAAACTGTACACGGAGTTTCGTATCAATCCCTATACAAAGT TTCATCCATTAACTGACAAGCCCATGGTAAGGAAAACCGACAACGATGAAGAGGGGGACC GTGCTTTTCTGGAAGTCATCCACAGAGGTCAAATGGAACCAAGAATGAAGTACACCCAGCCGATGACTGAGAGCCAGGAGATTGGCTGGATATCAACACCCTTG ATCATTTCGGATCGTGGCGACCGAAGACTCAACTTTCCTCGTCAACAGTCCGAGATCACCAAGTTCATGGATGCAGCATGGCGGTTACGGGAGCAGACACAAAACCTAGGGTAG
- the LOC125708517 gene encoding transmembrane protein 125 — translation MPEMEDFSPPARSPADPALIQRNVLEEQVELWWFRQPRRSLLCFFAAVVLIMVCGLGGIVLLSSTTSMSSEWRLGAGTALCLLALAVLLKQLLSSAVQDMNCVRSRRRIDVLKSGGLLDLMVLVLAGLALLMCGAVLLRLAIANGLPRPGLALNDMFISSVVLLSVGGVTVLAVTIYSIVVFLQDRIGNPQRLRDRAVEVFTVSGHMNQGRRETTSSLANLI, via the coding sequence ATGCCGGAAATGGAGGACTTCTCGCCTCCGGCCCGCAGCCCGGCTGACCCAGCGCTGATCCAGAGGAATGTTCTGGAGGAGCAGGTGGAGCTGTGGTGGTTCCGGCAGCCGCGGCGGTCGCTGCTGTGCTTCTTCGCGGCGGTGGTGCTGATCATGGTCTGCGGGTTGGGTGGCATCGTGCTGCTCTCCTCTACCACCAGCATGTCCAGCGAGTGGCGGCTGGGCGCGGGGACAGCGCTCTGCCTCCTGGCGCTCGCCGTGCTGCTCAAGCAGCTGCTCAGCTCCGCCGTGCAGGACATGAACTGCGTACGCAGCCGTCGCCGCATCGACGTGCTGAAGAGCGGCGGCCTCCTTGACCTCATGGTCCTAGTGCTCGCAGGCCTGGCGTTGCTGATGTGCGGGGCTGTGCTGCTCAGACTGGCCATCGCCAACGGCCTGCCCCGGCCAGGACTGGCCCTCAATGACATGTTCATCTCCAGCGTGGTGCTGCTGTCCGTCGGCGGGGTCACCGTGCTGGCCGTCACCATCTACTCCATCGTGGTCTTTCTCCAGGACAGAATCGGCAATCCCCAAAGGCTGCGAGATCGGGCGGTGGAGGTGTTCACCGTGTCGGGCCACATGAACCAGGGTCGCCGAGAAACCACCTCCAGCTTGGCTAACCTCATCTGA
- the ebna1bp2 gene encoding probable rRNA-processing protein EBP2, with translation MKMEDFENDNQLGVGSEEEESDISDGELQEAFSKGLLKPGLNIPLQEAKKKANNVAGLKQCLADFRRNLPWVERLDLTNGPVADIVAKADGKTSLEDRGEINAEDDFQREMHFYRQAQAAVLEAMPRLQMLKLPTKRPEDYFAEMAKSDQHMQKIRKKLMMKQVAMEKSEKAKKLREQRKYGKKVQTEVLQKRQKEKKAMMTAVKKYQKGMSDKLDFLDGDKDKGKKALDKAAAKKAPSAKRKYKDQKFGFGGKKRGSKWNTKESHDDVSGFRAKVAHGKGGKKFGKGGKNIPNKRPGKNARRKMKSRS, from the exons atgaaaatggaagATTTCGAGAACGATAATCAGTTGGGTGTTGGATCAGAGGAAGAAGAGAGCGACATTTCAGACGGAGAg CTTCAAGAAGCCTTTTCAAAAGGTTTGCTAAAGCCGGGATTGAATATTCCTCTACAAGAAGCTAAGAAGAAGGCCAATAATGTG GCGGGTCTCAAGCAATGCTTGGCTGACTTCCGGAGAAATCTTCCTTGGGTGGAAAGGTTGGACTTAACAAACGGTCCTGTGGCTGATATTGTGGCAAAAGCTGACGGCAAGACATCTCTGGAGGATCGTGGAGAAATTAATGCTGAGGATGACTTCCAGAGGGAAATGCACTT TTACCGGCAGGCGCAAGCGGCCGTCCTTGAGGCGATGCCACGGTTGCAGATGTTGAAGCTTCCCACCAAGCGCCCAGAAGATTACTTTGCTGAAATGGCCAAGAGTGATCAGCACATGCAAAAG aTTAGAAAAAAGCTAATGATGAAACAGGTGGCGATGGAGAAGTCTGAGAAGGCCAAGAAGCTGAGAGAACAGAGGAAGTACGGCAAGAAG GTTCAGACTGAAGTTCTTCAgaagagacagaaagagaaaaaGGCCATGATGACAGCTGTAAAGAAATATCAGAAAG GAATGTCTGACAAGCTGGACTTCCTGGACGGAGATAAAGACAAAGGAAAGAAAGCGCTGGACAAGGCAGCGGCGAAGAAAGC CCCCAGTGCcaagaggaagtacaaagatcaGAAGTTTGGGTTCGGTGGGAAGAAGCGAGGTTCCAAATGGAACACCAAGGAGAGCCATGACGATGTGTCAGGCTTCCGAGCCAAGGTGGCTCATGGGAAAGGGGGGAAGAAGTTTGGCAAAGGAGGAAAGAACATCCCTAAT AAGCGACCAGGCAAAAACGCACGGAGGAAGATGAAGAGTCGCTCTTAA